Part of the Deltaproteobacteria bacterium genome is shown below.
CCGCATCCATCACCTTTTTTCCGTAGGGTTCAAAAATCTCCATGGAAAGATCGTGGTGCTTCGCGTTGAAGCTCCCCCCGTGGCCGCAGCAGGAGGCGGGGACGCCCTCGCTCACCAGCTCGATGGAAGGCATCCCGGCAAGGAGCCTTCGGGGGCTGTCGTCCGCCCCGGCTCCGAAGCGCAGGTGGCAGGGCGCGTGATAGTGGACCCTTAACTGCGGCCCCTTGGTGGCCGAAAGCCGGGCGGCGATGTCGGTTTCGGAGTGGAGGAAGCGGAGGGCGTCCCGGTGGAGCCGGGCGAGCTCCAGCGCTTTGCCGTAAAGGGGATCGTCCGGGCCGATGAGGTCGGGCCAGGAAAGCACCTGGTGGCCGCAGGAGGCGCACACCGTCAACAGGGCCTTTATGTCCATGCCGGAAAAGGCCTCCACGTTCTGGCGTGCAAGAAGGCGCGCGGTCTCGTAATCCCCGGAGGCCAGGGCCGGAAGCCCGCAGCAGCCCTGGGTGCGGGGGGCCAGGATATTGTGGCCCGTAAGCCCCCCCAGGCGTGACAGGGCAAAGGAGGCGTCAGTAAATATGTGGTTGGCCCCGCATCCCACAAAAAAGCCGACGTTTTTCGCATCGGGCGAAAAAACCGCCCCCACGGGCGGCGAATCCAGAAAGGAGCGGGCGGCCAGGGCGGGTATCACGTCCCGGCCCGCAAGGACCGAGGCCGGAAAGCGGAGGAAAAGCCCGCTGGTGTCTGCTATCCTGCCTGAAACCAGGGCTGCGGCCAGCCTGCCGCCCTTTCGGAGGATTTCGCCCGCAAGGTCGCCCCTGGTGAGCGCCGCAAGCTCCAGCCTGGCCTTTAGCGAGGCCCCGCCTTCGGCGAATTTTCGCCTGCGAGCCCCGATGAACTCTCCCACAGTGTCGACCCTGGCCGCGCACACATCCGAGCATGCCCCGCACAAAAGGCACCTGTAAAGCGCATCGCCCGGCACTTCAACCGGGCTTTCGCCGTGATCCTTCGCCCAGCGCAGAAGGGCCAGCCTGCCGCGCGCCACATCGGCCTCCCGAAGCGTTGCGCCGTAAACCGGGCACACGCTCATGCACTGGCCGCAGCGCACGCATCCGGGCGAGCCCGGCGAGTCCCCGCCGTCTTTTTCGGTTTCCGTCATTTTTTTGATCATGCCTTTTTCGAGCATCACGAAATCCTTGTAATCCCATCCACAAGCGAAAGGCAAGGACCACGGCCCGGAAAACCGGCGGGCATGAAATTTCGGAAGCCTTCAATCGGTCAATTCATCCCGATCTCTTATAAAATGATGTTCTTTCTTGACAAGGCAGCCCTTTATGGAATATCAAATTTCGCTTGCAGGGCCTTCGGCCTGCTTTGACAAAAAAACTTACGGAACCATAAAACAAGTCCGGCAAACATCCGATAACGGCCAGCGCGGCCCTTTTACGGGTTTTAAGGCCGGGCCGCACAAGGAGTATTGAAATGCCTCTTCCAAAGCACCGGCACTCCCGGCAGAGACGCGACAAAAGGCGCACCCACGACAAGCTCGAAGCGCCCATGATCGTAGTGTGCCCCCAGTGCAAGGCACCCAAGCTGCCCCATCACATCTGCCCCAACTGCGGAACCTACAAGGGCAGAAGCGTGGTTGAGACAAAGGAATGATCTCCGGGCCGGACCCCGGCATGGGGTCCGGCCCTCATTCTTGCGGCGCATCCTCTTTCGTCCGGGGCTGCGCCGAAAATTTCAGGCCCCACCCGCCGCCCCACCAAGCGCGGGGACTCAGGGGGCGTCAGCGAAAACCGGCAGGTTCCGACGCCCTCGGCCACGGCCCTTTCCCGGCCCCCACTTTACCCGGCCATGGCCGCGCACCCGCCCCGTGAGGCTTAAAACCGCCGGACGGAGATAACGGCATGTCGGTCCCCCAATCCCCAGGTTTTCCGCTTACCCAAGAATCCGAAACAAGCCCCGAAGCCCCGGCCTTTCCTTGCGAACGTGGCGCGGCAAAGGCCCTTTTGCGCCCTGTCGCCGAAAGCGGGGCCGCCTGATGGAAGAAACCCCCACGGCGGTGGTGTCCGGCGGATCGCGCGGAATCGGAAGGGCCATCGTCATCCGGCTCGCATCCCAGGGATACAGGGTCTTTTTCAACCACTTCGACCCGGACGACGGATTCTGCCGCCAGACCGAGGAGGCCGCCCCCGGCTCCAGGGGCTTTAGGGTCAACGTGGCGGATTCCGCAAAGGTTGCGGAATTCTTCGACACGGTGGTAAAAGAAGCCGGACGCTGCGACGTGTGCGTGAATAACGCCGGTATCACCCGCGACGGCTTTCTGCTCCGCATGAAGGAAGCCGACTGGGACGATGTGATTGCAGTGAACCTGAAAGGCGTTTTCAACTGCCTGAAACACGTCGGCAAAATAATGATGAAGCAGAAATCCGGCTCCATCGTTAACATCGCCTCGGTGGTGGGCCTTACGGGCAACGCGGGCCAGGCCAACTACTCGGCCTCCAAGGCGGGCGTCATCGGCCTCACCAAGAGCGCGGCCAGGGAGCTTGCCGGATGGAACATAAGGGTCAACGCCGTGGCCCCCGGCTTCATCGAAACCGACATGACGGCGGTGCTTCCGGACAAGGTGAAGGACCAGTTCATCTCCCAGACCCCGGCAAAACGCATGGGGACGGCGGAGGAAGTGGCCGACGCGGTGATGTTCCTGGCAGGCGATCAGGCGTCCTTCATCACGGGCCACATTTTGAGTGTCAACGGCGGCCTTTATATGTGAATGACAACGGAGGCTTTCACCGGGCGGGAAGAAGCCGGGAAGCGCTCCGACAAAAGAGAGGAAAGTAAATGTCCATCGAGGAAAGAGTCAAAAAAATCATCGTCGAAAAACTCAAGGTGGAGCCCGACGAGGTGGTGCCCCACGCCAAGTTCATCGAAGATTTGAAGCTGGATTCCCTGCATTTGATCGAGCTCATCATGACCATGGAGGAGGAGTTCGAGATGGAGATATCCGATTCCGACGCGGAAAAAATCAAGTGCGTCCAGGACGCCGTGGATTACATAAGAAATCACGCCTAAAACCGTTCGGCCCTCCAAGCGGAATCATGCCCGAAAGGCTGTGCAAGGCCACAAGGCTTTTCCCGTATGCGGTCCGAGCCGTTGAACAATGATCACTGGGGCCTCTCGCCCCGCCCGAAAAGGAAGAAACCCGTGGACCTGGAAATCATCGGAAAGGCCGATCCCGAAATCGCAAAAGCCTTGGCTCTTGAGCTTGACCGCCAGAAATACACCCTGGAGCTCATCGCCTCGGAAAACATAGCGTCCCGCGCGGTCATGGAAGCCCAGGGAAGCGTGATGACCAACAAGTACGCCGAAGGCTACCCGGAAAAACGGTACTACGGCGGCTGCGAATACGTGGACGTGGCGGAAAAGCTCGCCATCGAACGGGCTTGCAGGCTTTTTTCGGTGGATTTCGCCAACGTGCAGCCCCATTCGGGCTCCCAGGCCAACATGGCTGTGTATTTCGCCATGCTTGAGCCCGGAGACACGGTTCTCGGAATGAACCTCGCCCACGGAGGCCACCTCACCCACGGAAGCCCGGTGTCCTTTTCTGGCCGGATATACAATTTCGCCCACTACGGGGTGAAAAAGGAAACCGGGACCATAGATTTCGACCAGTTGGAAGCCCTGGCAAAAGAGCACAGGCCCAAGCTCATCGTGGCCGGAGCCAGCGCCTACCCGCGCACCCTCAATTTTCCCGAATTTTCCCGCATCGCAAAAAGCGTGGGCGCGAAATTCATGGTGGACATGGCCCACATAGCCGGGCTCGTGGCCGCCGGGGTCCACCCTTCCCCCTTCCCCCACGCCGACGTGGTGACATCCACCACCCACAAGACCCTTCGCGGGCCTCGCGGCGGGCTCATCCTAACCCAGGATGCGGCCCTTGCCAAGAAGCTCGACAGCCAGATCTTCCCCGGAATCCAGGGCGGGCCCCTCATGCATGTCATCGCCGCCAAGGCCGTGGCCTTTGCCGAGGCGCTCACCCCCGAATTCAACCGCTACCAACAGCAGGTGGTGAAAAACGCCGCAACCCTGGCGGCCCGGCTTTCCTCCCACGGCCTTGCCCTGGTTTCGGGCGGCACGGACAACCACATGATGCTGGTTGACTTAAGAAGCATAGGCGTCACAGGGAAAACCGCCCAGGCGGCCCTTGAGCTTGCCGGAATCACCGTGAACAAGAACGCGGTGCCCTTTGACACCGAAAAGCCCACCATAACGTCGGGCATCCGGGTGGGAAGCCCTGCTGTGACCAGCAGGGGAATGAAGGAGCCCGAAATGGAGATCATCGCCGATCTCATAGTAAGGGTCCTCAAGAGCCCCGAAGACGCGGAGCTCGCGGCAACCGTGCGGGCCAGGGTGAAGGAGCTGTGCACGGCCTTTCCCATCTACCAGGGCATGTGACGGGCGGCCTTTATGGTTAAAGCGGCCCTGGGATACGGCTCCAAGATCGGGGAGCGCGAGGAGAACCTGAAAAGGGGCCTGGCCCTTCTGGAAGAGGGCGGCCTTGTCAGGGTGCTTGCGGTGTCCCCCCTTTATTTCACCAAGCCCGTGGATTACGAGGACCAGGACTGGTTCGTGAACGGCGCGGCGGTGGTTGAGACTTCTCTTTCCCCACGCGAGCTTCTGGGGCTTCTGAAATCCGTGGAAACAAGGGTGGGGCGCACTAAAGGCGGGGTGCGTTTCGGCCCAAGGGTGCTCGACATGGACATCCTTCTGTACGGGGATGAAACGGTGAGGGAGGACGACCTTGAAATCCCCCACCCGCGCATGGACAAAAGGCGTTTCGTTCTGGCCCCCCTTTGTGATATAGTGCCGGACTGGGTTCATCCCCTAAGGGGCATCACGGTTCGCGGCCTTCTGGACGCCCTTGGAGAAAACCCGGGCGACGTGGTCCCCTTGGGAAATGGTCCATCTTAGGGGCTGTTTCCAAAAAAACTTTTACAGCCGGTTGCGTCTTCATCCCTTCCGACTGTGTTGCGCTCCTTGCGGAATAGCTGGCTATTACTCAGTCGCGCGCCTTGTCGGAAGGGCGAATAAGCAACCTTACGTGTGACAAATTTTTTTCGGAAACAGCCCCTAAATGATAAGACTTCTTCTTGTCGGAGCCGCCTTCTACTTTCTGTACAAGCTCTTGAAGGAGGCGGTGAATCCGGGCCCCGGCCCATCCATTCCCCGCACCCGTAACCAGCCGGACGCCATTGACGACGTTATGGTGAAGGACCCTCAGTGCCAGGTCTATTTCCCCCTAAGGGAAGGGGTCCCGGCCACGGTGGACGGGAAGACCGAGTATTTCTGTTCAACGGAGTGCCGGGACAAGTACCTTTCCGGTCGCGGCTGATTCGGAGCTTATCCGTAACTAAGCTCTTACTTTCCCCCCCCTTGCGGCCATGCCCACCATGCCCCTGTATCGACGCCTGATTTCCAGCCGAAAGCGAGCCCCATCAGGGTTCACCCTCATGGAGGTCATGGTGGCCGTCACCATTCTGGCCATCGCCCTCTCCGCCGTTTTCAGGCTCCAGAGCCAGTCGGTGTTCATGGCCTCCAGGGTGCGCTTCGACACGGTGGCCCCGCTTCTGGCGCAGAAGGTGATGGCCCGCATCATGACGGCCAAGGCCGACCAGGTGGTTTCCGATTCCGGGGATTTCGGCGCGGATTATCCCGGTTACACCTTCAAAACCGAGGTCACCGAAACCAGCGCCCTGCTTCTGGGGGACACCTCGAAAAACCTGAAACGCCTCTCGGTGACGGTCATTTACGACAACGGTGTCTATCGCTACAAGGCGGAGGGCTTCCGGCTTGTATCCGCATCCTGACCACCCCCGCCGCCCCTCGTTCCCAAGGCCGCCAAGCCCGGCTTCCGGCTTCACCCTTGTTGAAATCCTTCTGGCCATCACCGTGTTCGGCCTGGTTTCCGGCCTCATTTTCGGCTCCTACTCCAAGACCCTGGACAACATCGAGCACACCGACCGCTCCATTCACGGCTACTCCCAGGCCAAGACCTGCCTGGAGCGCATGACCGCAGACCTTGAGGCCATACGGGTCAAGAGCCTCGCCGATTACAAGCCGCCCGAAACGAGCTTTTCCGACAACGACCCCTGGCGGGTGGAAGGCACGGAGCGGGAGGGCGGCGGGGATTTCCCAAGGCTTTCCTTCGCGTCCCTGGCCCACGTGGACTTGGGCGGAGACGGCAGGGAGGGGACGGCCTCCATCACCTATTACGTCACCAAGGAGGCGGAGGGCCGCACGGGCTGGGTGTTGCGCCGCAAGGACGCATTCATGGCCGAGCTTTTCGGGGAAGGGCCAGGGTCCGCCCCCATCCTTTGCGACAACGTGAAGGCCCTGAAATTCATCTATTACAGCGCGGAAGGCGACGAGAGCACTTCCTGGGACTCCGACTCCGACACATCCTCCTTCACCACCCCAAGGTCCGTGGGGGTGATTCTGGACATCGTGGGGCCGAACGGCGCGGACGGCGCTCCGGTGCGTTTCACCACCACCATCAACCTGCCCTCGTGGCGGGACAAGCCCCCGGAGGCATCATGAAGGCCGCCGCCCTGCGCGGGCTTATTCGCAAAAGCCAGCACGGCATGGCCCTTTTGCTGGCCCTCACGGTCATCACCATACTGATAGGGGTGACGGTGGAGGCCCACCGCAGGGTGCGCAACGTGATGACCAAAACCGCCGCGTCGGGCGAGCGCCAGCGCCTGAACTTTCTGGCAAGCTCCGGCATCCAGGTCGGAATGGCCATGCTTTTAAAGGACAAGGCCGCAGGCGAGACAGACTCGATTCAGGAAGACTGGGCAAGGCCCGAAAAACGGGACGAGCTTCTGGCCCAGCTTGGGGTGACGCCCGGAAGCCTTACGCTTGAGATCACAGATCTTTCGGGCCTCATCCAGGTCAACGCCCTGGTGGTGCAGCCGGACGGCAAGGACTTCGTGAAGGCCCAGGCCGAGCTTTGGGACCGGTTTTTAAGGCCCGTCGTCTCCCTCCAGGAAACCGCCGATCTGAACCTCACCACAGACATCATAAACTGCCTGAAAGACTGGCTGGACAAAAACGACGACGACGCCCTGACAGGCCTGAACGGGGCCGAATCGGACCACTACGAGGGCCTCGATCCCTCCTACAAGGCCCGGAACGGCCCCATGCGCGACGTTTACGAGCTACTCATGGTAAAGGGCATGACGCCGGAAATCTTTTACGGCACGGAGAAACTTCCGGGCATAGCACCCTACCTAACGGCCTTCGGCGCCCTCACCACGGGAACCGGGGACAGCAAGACCCTGGAATATCCGGGCCACATCAACATCTCCACCGCCCCCCTGCCGGTCTTAAAGGCCCTTCTGCCGGTGGAGAACGCCGATCTGGCCGAGTCCCTGATCGCCTACCGGGAAATGAAGGAGAGCGAGACCTACGTCAACGACGTGACCCAGCTCACCTGGTACAAAAACGCGCCCGGATGCGCGGACTTGGCCATCGACCAGAGCCTGGTTTCGGTGTCCTCGGACCTTTTCGAAATCACGGCCACGGGGCGCAGCGAGGCCATGATCACCAGAGTCAGCGCGGTGGTGTCCAGGGAAAAGGACGCCGAGGGCAACTATTCCTGCCGGGTCCTGGCCTGGAAGTGAGGGTCGCGGCGGGCGGCTTTCCTGTTTATCTAAGCAGGGCCACCGCATATGGAAATTTTTCGTGAAGGACTTGGAAACGCGGGTGGCGCAGGCTTTCTCGTTGCCAGGGGCCGAAGGCCAAGAGGGCTTTTTCTGGGCGCTTTGACTATTTTTTGAGCGCTGTTCTTCTTGTGCTGCGCACCCAGGCAACGAGAAAGCCTGCGCCACCCCTGTCCGAGTCTCCCCTGCATCTTTCCAAATGCGGTCGCCCTGTTTATCTAAGCGAATTGGTTGATTAAAAAAAATCAGTCTGTTATAAAGACGAGACCGCCCTTAAAAAGACCGGCCTTCAGGCAGGGCGGCTGACGGATGGCGGGAACGCTTCTATAAATCCTTCTAATATTCATCCCAAGGCTTGACGATGCCCGAAAAGCGGCTTGGTCTTGAAATCCGGAAAGACGGCGTAAGCGCCGTGGCGGTGAAGCGCGGGCTGTCGGCAAGCCACGTGGCCGCATGTGTCAACGTGGCCACCGGAAAGGATATGGGGATTTCGGACGCCCTCGCCGAAGCCCTCACCCTGGTGGCGGCGCGCACCGATCTGAACGGCGCGAGCGTAAGCGCTGGGTTTTCAGACAGCCCGGTCAATTTCAGAAACCTCGCCCTTCCCTTTTCGGAAATAAAGAAGGTCCGGCAGATTCTTGGGGTGGAGCTGGAAACCCAGGTTCCGCTCCGGGCCGAAGACATGGTGGCCGACCTTCACGTGCTGGAAAGGGACGAAGGCGTAAGGGGCATAGCCGCCTACCTCGCCTGCGAGTCGGTGGCGGAGGAGTTGAACATCCTCGAAGCCCAGGAACTGGCCGTGGATCACCTAAGCTCGGCCCCCTTTGCCGCAGCCTTGGGCCTTTTGGCCAGCGCGGACAACCTGCCGGAACAGGGAATCTTTCTCTGGGCCTCTTCGCACAGCGCGGTGATGGTGTGTTTCGCGGGCGAGCGCCCCATTTACGCAAGGCGGGTGGAGGGCCCCTTCGGCCAGGGCCTTGTAAGGCTTTCGGCCCAGGTGGAAATGACCATAAGGGCCGTGGCCGAAACCGTGGAGCAAAATTTTTCGCCGGGCCAGATATACGTCACCGGAAGCGCCCTTTCCCGCCCGGATTTTGCCCGGACCCTGGCCGACCGCACCGGGCTCACGGTCACGGCGACGGACCTTCTGGCCGAAACCGGCATAGCGGTTTCAAGCGACGAGGCTGAGGACTACGACCCCCTGGTCATGGATCCGGCCCTTGCCCTGGCCCTTTTCCCCCCCACCGACACCACGGGCTTCAACTTAAGGCAGGGGCCCTTCGCCGTCACCCACCAGTGGGAGCGCTACCGGGGGGAGCTGTCCCACGTGGGCGTCCTTGTCCTGTGCCTCTTTCTCGTAATCAGTTTCAATTTCCTGGCCCAGACAAGGCTATTGGCCATGGACGCCCGGAGGATAGCCTACGGCAACGCCGCCCTGGCGGCCTCGGTGTTGGAAGGTGAGCCGCCTGGGGAGAACCCGGTAAAGACCCTTGAAGACAAGGTGGCGGCCCTTGGAAAGAGCCTGGACCTTCCCGCAGAGGAAGGGCAGGCGGTGAGGGTAATGGACATTTTGAAGGCAGCCAGCGAGAGAATAGCCTCTGACACCGACTTCCGCCTTTCCCAGCTCACCATAAGCGGCGAGGGGGTGCAGATGTCCGGGGAGGCTGATTCCATAACATCCGTGGACACTGTCCAGTCGAGGCTGGAAAAAACGCCGCCCTTCGACAAGGTGACCATCGTGTCCACCGACATAGACAAGCGCACCGGAAGGGTGAACTTCCGCCTTCGCTGCCAGTTTCCCTCCCAGGAAACCGGGCGCAAGGAAGGCGCGACGGAGGGTGAAGCCCCATGACCCTAGCTCTGGCCAAGAGGGAAAAATACGTGCTGGCCTTCGGGGCGGCCTTCGTGTTCCTCTTCCTGTTCAACGAGGTGGGGGTGAGCCGGGCCGTCGCCTACCGGGAAAAGCTGGAGAGGCAGGTGGTTAAGGAAAGGGCGGCCAGGGAAAAGGTGGCGGAACTCGCCGCCGACTATCGAAGGCTCTCCGACAGGCAGAAGGGGGCTGCGGCCCGTCTGGCCGGGCGTCAGGCCGATTTCAGGCTCTTCGCCTTTCTGGACCTTCTGGCCGGGCAGGCCGGCTTAAAGAGCGCGGTCCAGTACATGAAGCCCGCAGTCTCGCCCATAGAGGGCAGCCCCTACAAGTCGTCCACGGTGGAGATGAAACTTTCGGGAATCTCCATGGAGCAGCTCGCCGGTTTCATCCACATGATAGAAAGCTCGCCCAACGGGGTGAGCATAAGGCGAATGTCCGTCACCGCCACCGGAAAGGAAGAACGCTTCCTGGACGCGGTGTTTCTGGCCTCAACGCTCGAAAAATAAAGGGTCAACGGGGTCAATGAAAAAAGCGGTGCTCTACAGCCTGTTCTTCCTCCTGGCCTGCGGGGTCTTCCTGTACGCCCTTTTTCCCGGAAAGGCGGTCAAGGACCTCCTGGAATCCGCCGTGGCCCGCAAGGCCCCCGGAGTTGAATTCATGGTGGAAAAGGTGAAGCCCTCCCTGCCCTTCGGCCTTCGCCTCACGGGCGTTCGGGCGGCCCGCCGGGGCGAGAAGCTGTTCGAGGCGGAAAGCGTAAGGGTGGCCCCGGCCATTTTCCGGTTCATTACCGGCGGCTGGGGTTTCACGGCGAAGTTTCCGTCCCACGGGGGAAAGATAACCCTCAAGGCCTCCGGAAAAAAGAGGCTCGCCACGGAGCCTTTTTCCGCAAAAATCCGGCTTGATGACGTGGAAGCCAAGGACATGGGGGTGCTGGAGCACATTTTCGGCTTTCCGTTTTCCGGCTCGCTTTCGGCGGATGTCTCCTTTTTCGGCCCCGCCGCCGACTGGACCAGGGGCGAGGGGGAGGCGAAACTGACCCTTTCCGCAGGAAAGCTCTTTTTCATGCCCGAAATGGTGGGTACGGGCGGTCTTGGCGTATCGGCCCTCACCGCCGAGTTTTTGATGCAGAAGGGCGAAATCGCATTCAAGCGCTTCGAGCTTTCCGGCCCGGAGGCGGGGGCCACCCTCAGCGGCAGCATCGCCATAAGAAGGCCGTTCAACGAAAGCCGCCTCAACCTGGAAGGCCGCCTCACTCCCACCCCGGCCTTTTTCCGCAGGCTGGGGAGCCGCTCGGCAGCGGCTCAGTTCCTTCGCACCAAGGAAGGCGCGGGCGGGCTTGGCTTCACCCTTTCCGGCACTGCGGCTGACAGCCAGATCGGTTTCAAGTAGTCTTCGGGGGAGAGCCTCGTGGTAAAAAGAATCCTCGTATTGCTCGACATTCTTGTGCTCACCGTAACGGCCTACACCGTGGTGAACACCTTTTACGGGTACGTGCATTCCGCAGTGCCCGACGCCCCGCCCCCAAGGGTCGCCGGAACGCCCGGAGGCGGCCCGGAGCGCGCCCTGGCAATGGGCCCCTACGACGCTTACAGCATTATCGGCATCCGCGACCTTTTCCAGACGGCCAAGCCCAAGGTCATGGCCTCGTCTTCCACTGTTGCGGCCAACCCGGACGAGCTTCCGGCTACGGCCATGAACCTGAAACTCCTGGGAACCCTCACCGCACCCAGGGGCAACAGCAGGGCCATCATCGAAGACGCCCAGGCCCAGAAGCAGGGCCTATACAAAACAGGCGACACGGTCCAGAACGCGGTCATCAAGTCCATCGAACGCAACCAGGTGGTGGTTACAATCGAGGGAAGGGATGAAATCCTTCTGCCGGAGGAAGAGCAGAAAAAGCGCATGGCCGCCAAAAAGCCCGCCGGGCCAACGGGTGCGCCCGGAATAAAGCTCTCCAGGGCCGAGGTGGAGCAGTCCATGCGCAACATCGGCCTTCTCATGACCCAGGCCCGCTGGCAGCCGTCCTTCGACGCTTCTGGAAACCCGGAGGGGATCGCCGTGAACCGCATCCGGCCCGGCTCCCTTCTTTCCAAGATGGGCATAGCCAACGGCGATGTTCTCCAGTCGGTCAACGGCAGGGACATCCGCAGCATGGATGACATCATGACGGCCTACACCCAGTTCAGGTCAGCGGAAAACGTGCAGTTCGATGTGAAGCGCGGCGACAACCGCGAAACGCTTGCTTACTCCTTCGAGTGACGAAAAGTGTATTATTCCCGTTTCGGATTGAGCGAGAACCCCTTCGGCGCAACGCCCAACCCCCGCTATCTCTACTTCAGCAGGGGCCACAGGGAGGCCATGGATCACCTGATCTACGGCATAAGGGAGCGCAAGGGATTCATCATGATCACCGGCGGCGTTGGAACCGGCAAGACCACCCTTCTGCGTTCGCTTTTAAGCGACGCGGACGACACCATGAAAACCGCCCTCATTCTGAACCCCTTCCTGGCCGAGGACGACCTTCTGCCTGCGGTGTGCGCGGAGTTCGGGATTCCCGCGCCGGAAGACGGATCAAGGCGAGCGTGGCTTTCGGCCCTGAACGATTTTCTGATCACGACCCACGCCGGGGGCCGCACTGCGGTCCTTTTGCTGGACGAGGCCCAGAACCTTTCGAGGGAGGTGCTGGAGGAGGCCCGGATACTCTCCAACCTGGAAACGGACCGGGAGAAGCTGCTCCAGATAGTGCTCACGGGCCAGGAGGAGCTGGTTCACCTTCTTGCCCGCCCCGAACTTCGGCAGTTGAACGAGCGGGTGGTGGTGCGCTACCACTTGGGCCCCCTGGACAGCG
Proteins encoded:
- the rpmF gene encoding 50S ribosomal protein L32: MPLPKHRHSRQRRDKRRTHDKLEAPMIVVCPQCKAPKLPHHICPNCGTYKGRSVVETKE
- the folK gene encoding 2-amino-4-hydroxy-6-hydroxymethyldihydropteridine diphosphokinase yields the protein MVKAALGYGSKIGEREENLKRGLALLEEGGLVRVLAVSPLYFTKPVDYEDQDWFVNGAAVVETSLSPRELLGLLKSVETRVGRTKGGVRFGPRVLDMDILLYGDETVREDDLEIPHPRMDKRRFVLAPLCDIVPDWVHPLRGITVRGLLDALGENPGDVVPLGNGPS
- a CDS encoding prepilin-type N-terminal cleavage/methylation domain-containing protein is translated as MYPHPDHPRRPSFPRPPSPASGFTLVEILLAITVFGLVSGLIFGSYSKTLDNIEHTDRSIHGYSQAKTCLERMTADLEAIRVKSLADYKPPETSFSDNDPWRVEGTEREGGGDFPRLSFASLAHVDLGGDGREGTASITYYVTKEAEGRTGWVLRRKDAFMAELFGEGPGSAPILCDNVKALKFIYYSAEGDESTSWDSDSDTSSFTTPRSVGVILDIVGPNGADGAPVRFTTTINLPSWRDKPPEAS
- a CDS encoding serine hydroxymethyltransferase, translated to MRSEPLNNDHWGLSPRPKRKKPVDLEIIGKADPEIAKALALELDRQKYTLELIASENIASRAVMEAQGSVMTNKYAEGYPEKRYYGGCEYVDVAEKLAIERACRLFSVDFANVQPHSGSQANMAVYFAMLEPGDTVLGMNLAHGGHLTHGSPVSFSGRIYNFAHYGVKKETGTIDFDQLEALAKEHRPKLIVAGASAYPRTLNFPEFSRIAKSVGAKFMVDMAHIAGLVAAGVHPSPFPHADVVTSTTHKTLRGPRGGLILTQDAALAKKLDSQIFPGIQGGPLMHVIAAKAVAFAEALTPEFNRYQQQVVKNAATLAARLSSHGLALVSGGTDNHMMLVDLRSIGVTGKTAQAALELAGITVNKNAVPFDTEKPTITSGIRVGSPAVTSRGMKEPEMEIIADLIVRVLKSPEDAELAATVRARVKELCTAFPIYQGM
- a CDS encoding PilN domain-containing protein gives rise to the protein MPEKRLGLEIRKDGVSAVAVKRGLSASHVAACVNVATGKDMGISDALAEALTLVAARTDLNGASVSAGFSDSPVNFRNLALPFSEIKKVRQILGVELETQVPLRAEDMVADLHVLERDEGVRGIAAYLACESVAEELNILEAQELAVDHLSSAPFAAALGLLASADNLPEQGIFLWASSHSAVMVCFAGERPIYARRVEGPFGQGLVRLSAQVEMTIRAVAETVEQNFSPGQIYVTGSALSRPDFARTLADRTGLTVTATDLLAETGIAVSSDEAEDYDPLVMDPALALALFPPTDTTGFNLRQGPFAVTHQWERYRGELSHVGVLVLCLFLVISFNFLAQTRLLAMDARRIAYGNAALAASVLEGEPPGENPVKTLEDKVAALGKSLDLPAEEGQAVRVMDILKAASERIASDTDFRLSQLTISGEGVQMSGEADSITSVDTVQSRLEKTPPFDKVTIVSTDIDKRTGRVNFRLRCQFPSQETGRKEGATEGEAP
- the fabG gene encoding 3-oxoacyl-[acyl-carrier-protein] reductase; the encoded protein is MEETPTAVVSGGSRGIGRAIVIRLASQGYRVFFNHFDPDDGFCRQTEEAAPGSRGFRVNVADSAKVAEFFDTVVKEAGRCDVCVNNAGITRDGFLLRMKEADWDDVIAVNLKGVFNCLKHVGKIMMKQKSGSIVNIASVVGLTGNAGQANYSASKAGVIGLTKSAARELAGWNIRVNAVAPGFIETDMTAVLPDKVKDQFISQTPAKRMGTAEEVADAVMFLAGDQASFITGHILSVNGGLYM
- a CDS encoding (Fe-S)-binding protein — encoded protein: MLEKGMIKKMTETEKDGGDSPGSPGCVRCGQCMSVCPVYGATLREADVARGRLALLRWAKDHGESPVEVPGDALYRCLLCGACSDVCAARVDTVGEFIGARRRKFAEGGASLKARLELAALTRGDLAGEILRKGGRLAAALVSGRIADTSGLFLRFPASVLAGRDVIPALAARSFLDSPPVGAVFSPDAKNVGFFVGCGANHIFTDASFALSRLGGLTGHNILAPRTQGCCGLPALASGDYETARLLARQNVEAFSGMDIKALLTVCASCGHQVLSWPDLIGPDDPLYGKALELARLHRDALRFLHSETDIAARLSATKGPQLRVHYHAPCHLRFGAGADDSPRRLLAGMPSIELVSEGVPASCCGHGGSFNAKHHDLSMEIFEPYGKKVMDAAPDFVVTGCTGCLLQFTEGVYRLKRAGKTGVLHPLVLLERLLGPS
- a CDS encoding type II secretion system protein M is translated as MTLALAKREKYVLAFGAAFVFLFLFNEVGVSRAVAYREKLERQVVKERAAREKVAELAADYRRLSDRQKGAAARLAGRQADFRLFAFLDLLAGQAGLKSAVQYMKPAVSPIEGSPYKSSTVEMKLSGISMEQLAGFIHMIESSPNGVSIRRMSVTATGKEERFLDAVFLASTLEK
- a CDS encoding general secretion pathway protein GspK; its protein translation is MKAAALRGLIRKSQHGMALLLALTVITILIGVTVEAHRRVRNVMTKTAASGERQRLNFLASSGIQVGMAMLLKDKAAGETDSIQEDWARPEKRDELLAQLGVTPGSLTLEITDLSGLIQVNALVVQPDGKDFVKAQAELWDRFLRPVVSLQETADLNLTTDIINCLKDWLDKNDDDALTGLNGAESDHYEGLDPSYKARNGPMRDVYELLMVKGMTPEIFYGTEKLPGIAPYLTAFGALTTGTGDSKTLEYPGHINISTAPLPVLKALLPVENADLAESLIAYREMKESETYVNDVTQLTWYKNAPGCADLAIDQSLVSVSSDLFEITATGRSEAMITRVSAVVSREKDAEGNYSCRVLAWK
- the acpP gene encoding acyl carrier protein, translated to MSIEERVKKIIVEKLKVEPDEVVPHAKFIEDLKLDSLHLIELIMTMEEEFEMEISDSDAEKIKCVQDAVDYIRNHA